From the genome of Gracilinanus agilis isolate LMUSP501 chromosome 2, AgileGrace, whole genome shotgun sequence, one region includes:
- the EIF4EBP2 gene encoding eukaryotic translation initiation factor 4E-binding protein 2 — SLTHPISFLGTRIIYDRKFLLDRRNSPMAQTPPCHLPNIPGVTSPGALIEDSKVEVNNLNNHDRKSTVGDDAQFEMDI, encoded by the exons TCTCTTACCCACCCCATCTCTTTTTTAGGAACTCGAATCATCTATGACAGAAAATTCCTGTTGGATCGTCGAAATTCTCCCATGGCTCAAACCCCACCTTGCCACCTCCCTAATATTCCAGGAGTCACCAGTCCTGGTGCCTTGATTGAAGACTCCAAAGTGGAAGTGAATAATTTGAACAATCATGACAGGAAATCTACTGTAG GGGATGACGCTCAGTTTGAGATGGACATCTGA